GCCAAGCACGCCCGCCTTCTGGAAGTGGAATTTTGCCTTGTCGGGATCGAAGGCCTTCGGCTTCAGGTCGGCATTATGATAGAAGCTGGCAGACGACAGCGGCTGGTCGTTGCCGACTTCGCCCAGCCCACGCAATGCGGATTTGACGATCTGCTCCCTGTTAACGATCAGCTTCATGCCGTCGATGAAGTCTTTCTTATTGCCCGGCGCCATGTCCATGCGCATGTTGAGATTGGTGTAATTGCCCGATGTCGTCTTCGACAGCACGAAGCCGTCCTGGGTATCGACCAGACGCATGGAGCGCGGATTGATGGAGGCGGCCAGTTGGATGTCACCCGACAGGAGCGCGTTGACACGGGCATTGTCCTCGCTGATGGCGAAAAATTCGAAACTGTCGACATTCGGGCCGCCAGCTTTCCAGTAATTGCCATTGCGCTTCATGATCGAGCGGACGCCGGGCTCGAATTTTTCGAGAACGAAGGCACCGGTGCCATTGCCCTTGGAGAAATCCTTGGTGCCATCGGCAACGATCATGAACTGATGGATGGCGAGAATGGACGGCATGTCAGCATTGGCATGCGCCAGGGAGATTTCCACGGTCTGCTTGTCGACGGCCTTGATGCCGGTCATCTGGGCGGCGATCTTGGCAACCTTGGAGCCGGTGGCCGGGTCGAGATGGCGCTTCAGCGAATAGACCACGTCGTCTGCGGTCAGCGTCTTACCGTCGTGGAAGGTCACGCCGCTTTTCAGCTTGATGGTCCAGACCTGAGCGTCCTTACTTTCAACCGATTCTGCCAGCTCCATCTGTGGGGCGCCGGACTTGTCGAGAATGGTCAAACGGTTATAGAGCGCGCAGCAGCGCACATAGTCGGTGGAAAGCGAGGCCTTGGCCGGGTCCAGCGTATCGGCATTGGAGGCAGAGTAGCCGGCGGCTTTCAAAGATCCGCCCTTGACCGGCGTTGCGGCCAGCGCGCTTGAGGCGCGGCCCATGATGGAGCCGGCGGCGGTGAGGGCAACGCCACCAGCCAGCATCATCTGCATCAGTTCGCGGCGGGTGGCACCACGGCGAATGGCGTTTTCCACCATGGCATCGTCAGCGCCGGTCCAGTTTGTCGTCTGCTTGTCTGTCATGACATTCCCCTTATTGTTGTTGACTGTGTTGCGTGCCTTTTGGTGGCACGTCATCGTATGCTGATTTTATCGAGTGTTGCCTTCAGGCGGCGCGATCCAACTCTACAGCCTCGGTAAGTCCCGCCATGGAGGTGAAGTGAAAATCGGGTTTCACAAATGTTTCCGGCTCGATCGTGCCGCCATAGCCTTTTTGGGCATGGCGTCGCTCGATCCAGCAATTGGTTAAGCCGAGCTGCCGTGAAATGCCGATGTCGTGATACTGGCTTTGTGCCACATGCAGGATATCGGCGCGGCTATTGCCTTCCTTTTCAACGAAAGCGAAAACAGTTTCGAAAAACGCCGGATCAGGCTTTTCCGTCGCTGTGTCGTCGGTGGTGAAGGCGGCATGAAAGGGCTCGCCCAAGGCTTCATCGAAATACGCAAAGGCCCAGCGTTGCGCATTGGTCATGGCAATCAGCCGGTAGCGGGTTTTCAACTTCGCCAGCGCAGCAACGCTATCGGCAAAGGGCTTCCAATCGGTGACGGAGCTACGCAGACGCTCGCCAAAGGCAGCGTCTGCCGGCAGGCCGAGGGCGGGGGCGATCTTTAGGTAGACCCGCGCGAGATCGTCGGGAAAAAGCAAGGCTTCATCGTCATAGCGGGCCGCACGATAGAGCGAAAGAGCTTGTTCTCCATCCATCGTCACACCTGTCTCTGCGGCAATCTCAGCGAGGCAATCGGTAATGCCGCTCTCAAAATCAATGAGCGTGCCGACCACGTCGAAGGTGAGATATTTGAAATCCGCAAAGGCCTTTGCCATCATTGCATCCTCTGGCTTGTCCATCTTCATGCATCAGGCTCGGCAAATGCCGTTCCTGTCACTCACGATCCCTTGGTTTCCTCGCTTAACTTTTATTTTTATCTTGAATGCGCCCTGGCATTTTCTACTGAGGCGCACCCGAAGTATTACAGGAGCTACGGGCTGTTTCTTCCCGAATGCCGATCTTAAGACGGCAGAAAATTCTGAATCTGATCGTTCGGCGGTATTTCGCCTGACTGGCTGTGGTCTCAGGCCATGGCAGTGCGAACGTCCGGATCTTCCAGCGTCTGATCCAGCGTCTTTTTGGTGCGCTCGACAATGGCGTCGATTTCGCTTTCCGTGCAGCACAGCGGCGGCGCATAGCCCAGAATGCCATTGGCAAAGGCGCGGATGACAAGGCCATTGTCCCAGGCGCGTTCAAACACCCGGGTGGCGGGGGCAGCAGCGGCTGGCAGAGGGGTTTTCTTATCCTTGTCCACCACCATTTCAATGGCGGCCAGCATGCCACGACCGCGCACATCGCCCACCAGCGGGTGGTCTTTCAGGCTTTCCAAGCCCGCAATCAAACGTGCGCCCATTTTGCGGCCGTTGTCCAGCAAGCCGTCTTCGTAAAGCTTCAGCACGGCAAGGCCAACAGCGGCACTGACCGGATGGGCCGAATAGGTATAGCCATGGCCAATGGCGGCTGATCCGGCACCATCGGCAATGGTGTTGTAGATTGTATCGGACAGGAACACCGCACCCATCGGCACATAGCCAGAGGTGAGGCCCTTGGCGGTGGTCATCAGATCCGGCACCACGCCATCATCGGCACAGGCAAACAACGGCCCGGTGCGGCCAAAGCCGGTGATGACTTCATCGGCCACGAACAGAATGTCCAGCTCGGTGCAGACATCGCGCATGGCTTTTAGCCAGCCATCTGGCGGAACAATCACGCCGCCGGAGCCTTGAATTGGCTCCACATAAAAAGCGGCCACACGCTCTGCACCCAGTTCCTCAACCTTTGCCCGCAAGGCGGCAACCGATGAAGCGATAATAGCGGCGGGATCATTGCCGACCGGGTTGCGATAGGCGTAGTGCGACGGAATTTTATGCTGCCAGTCAAATGGCAGGCCGAACCCGGCGTGGAACAGCGGCAGAGCCGTCAGGCCTGCGCCGACCGTGGATGAGCCATGATAGCCCTGTTCCACCGAGATGAACTGGTCCTTCTGCGGTGTGCCTTTGCAATGGTAGTAATAACGGATGAAGCGGATGGTGCTGTCGATAGCGTCTGAGCCGCCCAGAGTGAAATAGACGTGGTTGAGATCGCCGGGTGCCCGGTCAGCCAGTTCGGCAGCCAGCCGGATGGCGGGTTCCGAGCCGAGGCTGAAATAGCCGGTGGCGTAAGGCAGTTCACGCAACTGCTTGGTTGCTGCCTCGATAATGCTTTCCTGGCCGTAACCGGCATTCACGCACCACAGACCGGCAAAGCCGTCGAGCAGTTGACGTCCGGTGGAATCAGTGACGGTTGCGCCGCTGGCCGATTTCAGAACGCGCACGCCAGCTTTTTCATGGCTGCGATAGGAGGCAACCGGATGCACCAGATGGGCGCGGTCCAACTCAATAAGAGAATTGCTCAACATTATCAGATCTCCAAAAAATCAGCCGAGGGCCTGGCTGGCGAGTGCGTAGGTTTTAACGGAAGCCGATTCATTCGGATCTATCTGTGCCGCATTGCGTCGCATCGGCACGCCGCTGCCCACGTGAACAAGGCCTTGCTGCGTCAACCAAGGCGCAAGGCCTGTTGCAACGGCTGTGTCGACGCGCAGAAATGATCCTGTTCTTGCAGCGAACACAAAGGACAGAAGGGCTTTTGCATCGTCCTGATTGGCCGCCACGACCGGCCCCGCGACTTCACCGCGACCAAAAGGACGCAGGGCGATATAGCCGGTGATGCGGCCAGCATCTCTGAGAATGGCAAACTTGCCGGTTTCCGCGAGCTTGCTCAGCAGACCACTCCGATCCGCGCCAAAGGCAGCCGCATCAAGGGTGGCCAAATCTTGCGCCACGTCCTGATCAGCCCAGGAGATTGCAGAATTGGCGATAGCGCCATCTTCGACAATGCCTTGATGCTGGATAATTTCACCAGCGGCGACAAAGCCAAGCTTTTCGTAGAGGGGCAGGCCATCCTGCGTTGCCACCAGACGGCATTCGCGCCCATCTGCGGCATTTAAGGCCATGTCCATCAATTTGCGGCCAAGCCCGCGACCGCGCATGGAGGCGTCGACGATGACCATGTTGACGGTGGCGCAGGTCTCTGCGTAAAGCGTCGCCATGGCGGTTCCCACCACGCGGTTGCCTTCAAGCGCCACAAAGCCCTTGCTCAAGGACAGCACAAAGGCCCAATCTTCCCGGCGATGTGGCCATTGGGCTTGCTGCGACAGCATAAATGCGCCGTCGATGTGTTCGGGACCAAAAGAAATAATGTCGATCTGGCTTGCCTGCATGGCACTATCCTGAAATCTGTTGGCTTTTTGTTTGAGTTTGTCTTTTCGGGAAAACCGGTGGCCACTTTTCCCAAGGCAAACTCTAGTGCTTCTCAGTGATAGCCCCGCGCGCAAAGAAGATCATCCCGACGATCGCGTGTCCTTGGTATGTTTGGCCGTTCCGACAGATCATTGCCGCATCTTATGCCGTGAGAGTGCATTTCTTCCGTGTGTCTGGACAACGGCTCTTAGGGGTTTGCAAAACTCTCTGCCAAATCCTCCGCTGCAAACGCAACATTGTGCTTTGAGAGGTAGCAATTGCGGTGAATGGGTGGGCTTGGCTCTGCCTATGATGGGGAAACCCGAACGATATGCTTTGCAAGGATCAAGAAACCCATGGCTCCCTTCCGTCCGAAATTCATCACCTTCGATTGCTACGGTACGCTCATCAATTTCCAGATGGCGGAAGCGGCCCGCGATATTTACGGCCCCCAGCTGGATGCTGCCCACATGGATGCGTTTGTGAGGGACTTCTCAGCCTATCGTCTGGATGAGGTGTTGGGCGATTGGAAGCCCTATGCCGATGTGGTCCATAATGCCATTGAACGCACCTGCAAGAGAAACGGCGTAACGTTCCGCGATGAAGACGCCAAGACCGTGTATGAGCGCGTGCCCAGCTGGGGTCCGCACCCGGACGTGCCTGCTGGTCTTGCCAAAGTGGCCAAGGAAATTCCGCTGGTGATTCTATCCAACGCCATGAATTCGCAGATCATGTCCAATGTGGAAAAGCTCGGCGCGCCTTTCCATGCGGTCTATACGGCAGAGCAGGCGCAATCCTACAAGCCGCGCATGAAGGGCTTTGAATATATGTTCGACATGCTCGGCTGCGGACCAGAAGACATTACCCATGTGTCGTCTTCCTTCCGCTATGATCTGATGACGGCCCATGATCTGGGCATCAAGAACAAAGTCTGGGTCAACCGTGGTCACGAGCCAGCCAATCCCTATTATGGCTATCAGGAAATCGCAGGCGTTCACGATCTGCCCGGCGTGTTTGGTCTTTAAGCCATGAAATATCTCTCCTACTGGCACGACACCGCCCCGCAATTTGCCGAGGGCATCACCGGCGCAATTGAAGGCGATTTTGATGTCGCCGTGATTGGCGGCGGCTTTACAGGCCTCGCTGCCGCCCGCCAACTGGCGAAAGCGGGGGCAAAGGTGATCGTGCTGGAGGGGCGGCGCATTGGTTGGGGCGCCTCTGGCCGCAATGGCGGGCACCTCAACAATGGTTTGGCTCACAGCTATCTGGGGGCCAAGGCGGAGCTGGGCAAGGAGAGGGCGATTGCGCTTTACAAAGCGCTCGACAGTTCCATCGATACCATCGAGGCGCTGATTGCCGAGGAAGGCATTGATTGCAATTTCCGCCGTGCCGGAAAGCTGAAACTCGCCTCCAAGCCACAGCATTTCGAGGGGCTTGCCCGCAATTTCGAAGCGCTGCATGCTGAGGTTGATCCCGATACGGCGCTGTTGTCGCCATCGGAGTTAAAAAGTGAGGTTGGCTCACCTTTTTTTGGTGCCATGCTCTCCAAAAAAAGCGCCATGATGCATATGGGCCGCTATGTGGTGGGCCTTGCGAATGCCGCCCACCGCCACGGCGCTCTGATTACTGAGCAGGCCTCTGTCACCTCTGTTGAAAAACAAGGCGACCGCCACCACCTGGCCACTGCGCGGGGCCGCGTGACCGCCAAGGATGTGCTGGTTGCCACCGGGGCCTATACCACGCCCAATTTCAGCTTCTTCCGCCGCCGTATCATTCCGGTCGGCAGCTTTCTGATTGCCACGCGGCCTTTATCAGACATGGAAGTGGCGAGCGTGATGCCGGGCAACCGCACTTGCGTGAACACCATGAACATCGGCAATTACTGGCGTCTTTCACCCGACAATCGGCTGATTTTCGGCGGTCGCGCCCGTTTTTCCGCCACATCCGATCAGCAATCGGACGCCAAAAGCGGCGAAATCCTGCGCCAGTCCCTTGCCGCGATTTTCCCACAGCTTGCCAAGGTCGAGATCGACTATTGCTGGGGCGGTCTGGTGGATATGACCAAGGACCGCTATCCCCGCGCAGGCTATCAGGATGGGATGTGGTATGCCATGGGCTATTCCGGCCACGGTGCTCAGCTTTCCACCCACCTCGGCATGATCATGGCCGATACCATCATGGGCAAGCCTGATGCCAATCCACTGAAAGGCCTCGATTGGCCCGCCGTGCCGGGGCACTTTGGCAAGCCATGGTTTTTGCCGTTGGTGGGCATGTATTATAAGATTCTCGATAGATTTCAGTGAGAAGGGCAGCCTTCAATCGTGCAGGATCATTGGATTTGCGGATGCATGAAAGCTTTGCGCGTCTGCTTGATATGTTTTCCCAAGCCATCGTCTGGCGTCGCGCTTGCGACAAAACGCACGTGTCATGTGTGGCTGTATTATTCTATGGGAGACCGCATTGATGAATCTCTGAAAGGAAATGGCCAATGACGAGCGACTGGGTGGACTGGTTCCCTATCGTCTTCTTTCCGGCAAAGATTATCGTGTTGGGCACGGCCATGTTCTTCGCCATAAAATGGCATCACGATCAGGATAAAGCAGAGAAGAAGAAAAACGAAGCCAACGAAGCGGACGCGCCCGAGGAAAAGAACGGTGACGCCTCAAGCGAGCGCCTGTCGGGTTCAGATTGAACCGGACAGATTCTCGATTTTCTTGTTTTCGTTTTTCTTTTCGGGAAAATGAGTTTCCATTTTTTCCTGAAAAAACTCTCAATGGGCGGTCTAAAGCCCAATCAACACACTCTTGCTCTTGCGATTGGCATGGTAGGCCTCGCGGCCCAAATCCTTGCCAATGCCGGATTGCTTGTAACCGCCTGTGGGTAAAATATGATCCCGTGAGCGGCCATAACGGTTGACCCAAACAGTCCCCGCCTGAAGCGAGCGTGTCAGGCGAAGGGCGCGGGAGAGATCGCGGGTAAACAGGCCTGCACAAAGCCCATAGGTGGGGTGGTCTGCCAAAGCCAGCGCTTCGTCCTCATGCTCAAAAGACTGCATGGTCAAGACGGGGCCGAAAATTTCCTGTGTCACAGCCGGAGAATGCTGATCGACATGGGAGAGCAAGGTTGGCGTATAAAAATACCCATCGCCTTCCATGATGTCGCCACCCGTCAGGCACTCAGCCCCGGCATCAATAGCGGCCTTGACGATGCTGTCGATCCGCTCGCGCTGGCGGTGTGAAATAATCGGCGAATATTGTGTTGTTGCATCCCAGGTTGGGCCTGCCTTCACCGCCTTCATTTTGGCGATGATCGCTTGTGCCAAAGGCTCCATCACACTGCGCTCAACAATCAGGCGTGAGCCAGCAACACAGGCTTGGCCCGCGTTGGAAAGAATGCTGTGGGCAATGGCGGTGGCGGCTTTGTCCAGATCGGCATCGGCAAACACCAGTTGCGGACTTTTGCCGCCCAGTTCCAGTGTCATGGGTTTGACGCCCGTGCGGGCAATATTGCCCATAATCGCCTGACCCGCTCCGGTGGAGCCGGTAAAGCTGACCTTGGCGATATCCGGGTGGCCGGTGATGGCATTGCCAGTGACAGCGCCATCGCCCAGCACGATATTGATCAGCCCCGCCGGAATCCCGGCCCTCAAGGCCAATTGTGCCAGATAGATGCTGGAAAAGGGTGTCATTTCTGATGGTTTTAGTACCACGGCGTTGCCAGCGGCCAGTGCTGGCCCAAGCTTCCAGCCCGCCATGGAAACCGGAAAATTCCATGGCGTGATCGCTCCGACCACGCCATAAGGCTCGCTCATGATCATGCCGAGACTATCACCATCCGTCGGCACCAGCGCATCGCCTTCCTTGTCTGCCATTTCGGCAAAGAAGCGGATTTGCTCTGCGGTCACAGCAATATCCCCGGCAATCAGATGGCCGACCGGACGGGTGGAGGAGAGAGCCTCCAGCTTGGCCAATGTTTCGGCCTCGCGCTCAATCAGGTCTGCCCAGCGTTGGAGCACAATCGTGCGTTCGCGTGGGCGCACGCTGCCCCATTGGCTGGTTTTTAGCGCCTGTTTTGC
This portion of the Allorhizobium ampelinum S4 genome encodes:
- a CDS encoding haloacid dehalogenase type II; this encodes MAPFRPKFITFDCYGTLINFQMAEAARDIYGPQLDAAHMDAFVRDFSAYRLDEVLGDWKPYADVVHNAIERTCKRNGVTFRDEDAKTVYERVPSWGPHPDVPAGLAKVAKEIPLVILSNAMNSQIMSNVEKLGAPFHAVYTAEQAQSYKPRMKGFEYMFDMLGCGPEDITHVSSSFRYDLMTAHDLGIKNKVWVNRGHEPANPYYGYQEIAGVHDLPGVFGL
- a CDS encoding aldehyde dehydrogenase family protein; translation: MTLSFDPDTIALPIGHFIGDALVAANGALDMYRPSDGKAYAGCPIANEDMVDRAVQTAKQALKTSQWGSVRPRERTIVLQRWADLIEREAETLAKLEALSSTRPVGHLIAGDIAVTAEQIRFFAEMADKEGDALVPTDGDSLGMIMSEPYGVVGAITPWNFPVSMAGWKLGPALAAGNAVVLKPSEMTPFSSIYLAQLALRAGIPAGLINIVLGDGAVTGNAITGHPDIAKVSFTGSTGAGQAIMGNIARTGVKPMTLELGGKSPQLVFADADLDKAATAIAHSILSNAGQACVAGSRLIVERSVMEPLAQAIIAKMKAVKAGPTWDATTQYSPIISHRQRERIDSIVKAAIDAGAECLTGGDIMEGDGYFYTPTLLSHVDQHSPAVTQEIFGPVLTMQSFEHEDEALALADHPTYGLCAGLFTRDLSRALRLTRSLQAGTVWVNRYGRSRDHILPTGGYKQSGIGKDLGREAYHANRKSKSVLIGL
- a CDS encoding GNAT family N-acetyltransferase, translated to MQASQIDIISFGPEHIDGAFMLSQQAQWPHRREDWAFVLSLSKGFVALEGNRVVGTAMATLYAETCATVNMVIVDASMRGRGLGRKLMDMALNAADGRECRLVATQDGLPLYEKLGFVAAGEIIQHQGIVEDGAIANSAISWADQDVAQDLATLDAAAFGADRSGLLSKLAETGKFAILRDAGRITGYIALRPFGRGEVAGPVVAANQDDAKALLSFVFAARTGSFLRVDTAVATGLAPWLTQQGLVHVGSGVPMRRNAAQIDPNESASVKTYALASQALG
- a CDS encoding HAD-IA family hydrolase, encoding MAKAFADFKYLTFDVVGTLIDFESGITDCLAEIAAETGVTMDGEQALSLYRAARYDDEALLFPDDLARVYLKIAPALGLPADAAFGERLRSSVTDWKPFADSVAALAKLKTRYRLIAMTNAQRWAFAYFDEALGEPFHAAFTTDDTATEKPDPAFFETVFAFVEKEGNSRADILHVAQSQYHDIGISRQLGLTNCWIERRHAQKGYGGTIEPETFVKPDFHFTSMAGLTEAVELDRAA
- a CDS encoding aspartate aminotransferase family protein gives rise to the protein MLSNSLIELDRAHLVHPVASYRSHEKAGVRVLKSASGATVTDSTGRQLLDGFAGLWCVNAGYGQESIIEAATKQLRELPYATGYFSLGSEPAIRLAAELADRAPGDLNHVYFTLGGSDAIDSTIRFIRYYYHCKGTPQKDQFISVEQGYHGSSTVGAGLTALPLFHAGFGLPFDWQHKIPSHYAYRNPVGNDPAAIIASSVAALRAKVEELGAERVAAFYVEPIQGSGGVIVPPDGWLKAMRDVCTELDILFVADEVITGFGRTGPLFACADDGVVPDLMTTAKGLTSGYVPMGAVFLSDTIYNTIADGAGSAAIGHGYTYSAHPVSAAVGLAVLKLYEDGLLDNGRKMGARLIAGLESLKDHPLVGDVRGRGMLAAIEMVVDKDKKTPLPAAAAPATRVFERAWDNGLVIRAFANGILGYAPPLCCTESEIDAIVERTKKTLDQTLEDPDVRTAMA
- a CDS encoding NAD(P)/FAD-dependent oxidoreductase: MKYLSYWHDTAPQFAEGITGAIEGDFDVAVIGGGFTGLAAARQLAKAGAKVIVLEGRRIGWGASGRNGGHLNNGLAHSYLGAKAELGKERAIALYKALDSSIDTIEALIAEEGIDCNFRRAGKLKLASKPQHFEGLARNFEALHAEVDPDTALLSPSELKSEVGSPFFGAMLSKKSAMMHMGRYVVGLANAAHRHGALITEQASVTSVEKQGDRHHLATARGRVTAKDVLVATGAYTTPNFSFFRRRIIPVGSFLIATRPLSDMEVASVMPGNRTCVNTMNIGNYWRLSPDNRLIFGGRARFSATSDQQSDAKSGEILRQSLAAIFPQLAKVEIDYCWGGLVDMTKDRYPRAGYQDGMWYAMGYSGHGAQLSTHLGMIMADTIMGKPDANPLKGLDWPAVPGHFGKPWFLPLVGMYYKILDRFQ
- a CDS encoding ABC transporter substrate-binding protein, which gives rise to MTDKQTTNWTGADDAMVENAIRRGATRRELMQMMLAGGVALTAAGSIMGRASSALAATPVKGGSLKAAGYSASNADTLDPAKASLSTDYVRCCALYNRLTILDKSGAPQMELAESVESKDAQVWTIKLKSGVTFHDGKTLTADDVVYSLKRHLDPATGSKVAKIAAQMTGIKAVDKQTVEISLAHANADMPSILAIHQFMIVADGTKDFSKGNGTGAFVLEKFEPGVRSIMKRNGNYWKAGGPNVDSFEFFAISEDNARVNALLSGDIQLAASINPRSMRLVDTQDGFVLSKTTSGNYTNLNMRMDMAPGNKKDFIDGMKLIVNREQIVKSALRGLGEVGNDQPLSSASFYHNADLKPKAFDPDKAKFHFQKAGVLGQSIPVIASEAASSSIDMAMIIQASAAEIGMKLDVQRVPSDGYWDKYWLKAPVHFGNINPRPTPDILFSLLYSSDAPWNESQYKSPKFDKMLLEARGLLDQAKRKEIYGEMQVMIAEEAGTVIPAYLSNVDAITAKLKGLEPSPLGGMMGYAFAEYVWLEA